The genomic interval CATGGAGATAACATGAAGCCCGGAGAATCTTGGGAGTGTGTGATAAAGAAAGCTTATAATTTCCAAACCGATTTCAAGATGTACGATCACCATCGCGGAGAATCCGCACGTTTCTACTTCAGAACTATTGATTAGATTTGGTTTGAGCCGGGGCGCGAAGGGTTTTATCAAAGTCCATCAGCGCCGCGGTGGCTTCGTCCACCGACTGCTCTGGCATCGGCACCCGACTGATAAAACCAACAGCGTCACGCTCATAAATTTCTCTTAGAGATTTTTGATCTAAATTTTTATGGTCAATAAGATCAAAAGCAGCGGGAATAATGAGCATGCCTAAGAGCAATAACGTCAAACGGGGTACTACTTTCCTATCGATGATAGAACCAAAAAACACGTATTGCACGAGAAGAGCACCAAGAATCAAAAACGAATGGCAAAGGATCTTAAACACAAGACCTGTCGTCGACGAAACCGTAAACGGTAAAAGCACATATTTTTCAAAGTGCACAATTAGAAACCAAATGATGAGAACAAAGTAGATCCTTTTAAACGAGCTTCCACGCTTTGCCAGCCATCCCGGCAGAGTAAGAAGTCCGGCCAGAACTAGCATAACTAAAAGGAAGATCGTAAGGTGAATTAACGTATCTATTGCTGCGAGTACTGGAGATCTCTGCTCAAAAGTCACTTGGAATAGAGTCGCAAACAGTGTTCCTGCCATAAAGTACAAAGTGAGAAAGCTTTTATAGCTTAGATCCATAAAAGGAAGGAGAAAGTGATCGAGATCGACCTCCCTAAAAAATTGATAACGTTTGTAGTTGTGCTCCATAAGCGTAAACGCTTGGGGTTGCCGAACTAAAATATCGTCTCTCGTTGTAGGAGGAATCGGTACCCGAGTTTTCTCTTCGATTTCGAGGTCTTGAACAGGAACAGAGAAGAACAGAAAGATTTCGGTCCCAATTCGGATATTGGCAAGGTCGTCGATCTCAAAAGATTCGACTTTTTTGCGTCCGACAAACGAGCCGTTGGTGCTATTTAAATCTTCGAATAGGAATTTTTCTCCGACCTTGCTCAAGCGACAATGCGAATTCGAAACGAAAGCATTCTCAATGATGATATCCGCCGGAGCCTTTCGGCCGATGATCAAAGGAAATTGGCTGGCCTCTCTTTTAAAGAGCACAACTCCTTCTTTATTTTTTATTTCAATCCTAATTTTTTTTGTCTTCATAGATACTATTCCAAAAATAATTTAAGATTGAGGCTGTTTTTTCCATACTCATGGATTGAATTGTGGTGTTAAAAGAAATCCTTCGTTGCTTGCTATCCATCACATCTGTTTTTACAAATGTAACATATAGGCCGGGGAAGTTGGGGATTGGGCGACTACACAATCGCGCGATTATGTGGGTATCATTTTTGTTTCTAATGTGGTGAAAATTACAGTACATTTTGGATCCCAGAGTCGAGGCGTTCGGTGATTGCGACGAGGGTCTTCTATCGACGAAGCCGCGAAGCTCTCTTTCGATCTCTGCGGATTTTTTTTCAAACGAGTATGCATTTTCATTTTTGGCGATGGAAGAGACTATATTGAGATAAGCCTCAGTTGAGAACGAAAATGCGCGAAGATTTTTTCCTAAGTAGGAAACACTATCGTTCTTGCAGGCGAGATAAGTCGCTTTTTCTTTCCCACGAACACTTTTTTCGCAATGGATGCCACTTACTGGAAAAGAGAAGTTCAGGTGTTCAATTTTGAACTCTGGATGAGTTTGTGTAGGATTTCGCTGATAAAACTTTTCGTAGGAGTTGATGTTGTATAGAATTTGTTCGATCAATGGAACTTTAGAGATATAGAATTTGTCGGAACCCTTCTTGAGCCCATTATTAAGCATGGAGTGAATATGGGAGAGATTGGTAAGCGTGGAAAGGGTCGTGTTGGTGGTGGAGTCCTTCTCTAAAGTTCGATTGACGCCAACGACTTCACCTTTGTCATTAAAACAAGGACCGCCCTCCATTCCTGGCGCGAGAGCCAGTGTCGCTTGGCTCACTTTGGAGTAGCCAATATGCACTGTGCCTACAAAGCTTCCGATCATGATGTTGAGTTTTTGATCGATCGGGAAACCCATTGAGTAAATAATTTCGCCGGAGGCGGAGAGCGCTAAGTTAGAAATTTTAAGTTGACTCGGAAATTGGACTCCCTGAGAAGTCTTTAGTAACGCGAGGTCCGTCACGATATCCACATAGATGATATCAACGGGTATTTCTGAATTGAGATAGCTGATTGAGACATTGTATTTGGAAGCGTTTGTGACTTTATCAGCAACTAGTCGATAGGACGTCATCAAAATCCCATCATTTCCGTTGACTACAAAAGCCGTTCCCTGACTCTTCCGATCTGTACTCTTTTGACCGCGAACTAAAATTCGAGTGACAAGATTTTTATATTTTTCATATAAAACATCGGCCTCAATTTTTTCGACACTCGCGGTGTTTTCCAAAAGGGTTGGCAACTCCTCCGCCGGAGAAAGAGAGACGGTAAAACTAAATATAAAAAAAAGAATCCACGGCACGATAACGTATCGTAATTTTTGGCAGTTTTCTAAAACATTAGTCGCCGCTGGACGTACTTTTAAAACTTTGGTCGGGGCTTACTTTTTAAGTCGCCATTCCCGGTCGGTAATCAATCGCGCTCCGCGCTTAGAAAACAAATAAGACCACGCCCATTGCGCCATTACGGCCACGCGATTCTTAAAGCCGATGAGGTAAAAAACATGAACAAACAACCAAGCGAGCCAGGCCAATCGTCCAGAGAGTTTTAATTTTCCCGAAATTAAAACCGCTCTATTCTTACCGATGGTCGCCATTTGACCTTTGTCATTGTACTTAAATTCCGGTCTGTCTTTTTGGCCACGAAGATCCGCTTTGATGAGTTGAGCTGCGTGTCGACCTTGCTGTATGGCCACAGGAGCTAAACCGGGGAGAGTTTTCCCGGGTGCGATGTCAAAAGCGGCCATGTCTCCAGTGACAAAAACATTTTTAAATTCGGAAACAGTGAGGTCTTTATTGACTAAGATACGCCCAGCCCGATCCATCTCGAGCGGAGGATGAATATTTAATTGTGTCGCCTGCACACCCGCCGCCCAGAACACGCATTGAGAGGCAATAAAGGTGTCGCCAATTTGCACGCCCTCCGCGGTGATATTATTCACTCGAGAGGAGGTTCGAACATCCACTCCCAGTTCTTTTAAATCTTTTTCGGCCTTTGCAGAAAGATCCTCAGAAAAAGACGACAAAATTCGATCGCCCGCTTCTACAAGAATAATATTCGCTTGAGAAGGATCGACGCGTTTAAAGTCGTTGATGAGAACTGTGCGACTGATATCGGCGATAGCTCCAGCCAGTTCAACGCCGGTCGGGCCTCCACCCACAACCACAAAATTTAACAGCGGTTTTTGTTTTTCGGGGTCTAATTCATTTTCCGCATTCTCAAACGTCGATAAAATTCGGCGACGAATCTCTGTGGCTTGTTCTAATGTTTTGAGTCCAGGAGCAAAGCTTTCCCATTCGGGATGGGCAAAATAGCTGTGCTGAGCTCCGCAGGCGATGATCAAATAATCATAGGCCAGTTCCCACTGATCGATTTTAGAACTGATTTTCCGATTCTTTAAATCGACGTCGGTGACCTTCGCCCAATGAACTTCGACATTTTTAATATGAGCAAACTGACTCCGTATAGGCACCGCAATGTCTGCGGCGTTGAGGCCCGCCGTTGCCACTTGATACAAAAGAGGCTGAAACAGATGATGATTTCTCTGATCGACGAGAATGACGTAGGTGTCTGAATTTCGACTTAAGGTTTTTGCCGCGTTAAGACCGGCAAACCCACCCCCGATGATGACGACTATTTTTTTATCACGATGTTGGGTGGGATGAGCAATAAGCATGAGTGAGATGTATAGGAGCCTGAGTCCACGAGCAAGAGGAGAAATGCCCCGATATTTCTTGGGAGAATTGCCTTACAACTATGGTCTTGATTGCGTCTTCACCTCTTTAAATTGATCTTATCGAACTTCTGCTCATTGCGTTGGCAAAAAATCTTTAAGTGAAGTTGGACTTCGTTTTGCAATTGCAGAAACGAGTAAAGTTTAAGAAACGCGCTTGAGGAGGCACAATGACAGCGAACACGATTTATAACTGGGTAAGTACGAGCATGAAACTGATTTCCATCGGGTTTATTGTTCTACTCATTTCTGCAATGGCAAATGCACAAACAGATGCCGGTAACAAAAGTGTAGGGACTTTTCCAAAACCTACCGATGCCCAAGGCATTGAAGAGTGGAAACCCCACGTTGGTATTATCGCAGGGTTCGCTGATCCTGAGGGTCGTTTTCAATCGGCAGCAGAATATGGTTTAGATGTAGGATTCCAACCCTACATTCCTTTCGGATTGGGTATGGAGCTCTCATCGTCGTCCAACGAAATTGAAGATGCGGGAACGAGCGAGGATCTTACTCGTACAAAGTTATTGATGAAGGGGACTTACAACTTCGGTGGTAATATTGTCCTTCTCAGAGATAGCTTTG from Bdellovibrionales bacterium carries:
- a CDS encoding FHA domain-containing protein translates to MLFKREASQFPLIIGRKAPADIIIENAFVSNSHCRLSKVGEKFLFEDLNSTNGSFVGRKKVESFEIDDLANIRIGTEIFLFFSVPVQDLEIEEKTRVPIPPTTRDDILVRQPQAFTLMEHNYKRYQFFREVDLDHFLLPFMDLSYKSFLTLYFMAGTLFATLFQVTFEQRSPVLAAIDTLIHLTIFLLVMLVLAGLLTLPGWLAKRGSSFKRIYFVLIIWFLIVHFEKYVLLPFTVSSTTGLVFKILCHSFLILGALLVQYVFFGSIIDRKVVPRLTLLLLGMLIIPAAFDLIDHKNLDQKSLREIYERDAVGFISRVPMPEQSVDEATAALMDFDKTLRAPAQTKSNQ
- a CDS encoding serine protease; protein product: MPWILFFIFSFTVSLSPAEELPTLLENTASVEKIEADVLYEKYKNLVTRILVRGQKSTDRKSQGTAFVVNGNDGILMTSYRLVADKVTNASKYNVSISYLNSEIPVDIIYVDIVTDLALLKTSQGVQFPSQLKISNLALSASGEIIYSMGFPIDQKLNIMIGSFVGTVHIGYSKVSQATLALAPGMEGGPCFNDKGEVVGVNRTLEKDSTTNTTLSTLTNLSHIHSMLNNGLKKGSDKFYISKVPLIEQILYNINSYEKFYQRNPTQTHPEFKIEHLNFSFPVSGIHCEKSVRGKEKATYLACKNDSVSYLGKNLRAFSFSTEAYLNIVSSIAKNENAYSFEKKSAEIERELRGFVDRRPSSQSPNASTLGSKMYCNFHHIRNKNDTHIIARLCSRPIPNFPGLYVTFVKTDVMDSKQRRISFNTTIQSMSMEKTASILNYFWNSIYEDKKN
- a CDS encoding NAD(P)/FAD-dependent oxidoreductase; amino-acid sequence: MLIAHPTQHRDKKIVVIIGGGFAGLNAAKTLSRNSDTYVILVDQRNHHLFQPLLYQVATAGLNAADIAVPIRSQFAHIKNVEVHWAKVTDVDLKNRKISSKIDQWELAYDYLIIACGAQHSYFAHPEWESFAPGLKTLEQATEIRRRILSTFENAENELDPEKQKPLLNFVVVGGGPTGVELAGAIADISRTVLINDFKRVDPSQANIILVEAGDRILSSFSEDLSAKAEKDLKELGVDVRTSSRVNNITAEGVQIGDTFIASQCVFWAAGVQATQLNIHPPLEMDRAGRILVNKDLTVSEFKNVFVTGDMAAFDIAPGKTLPGLAPVAIQQGRHAAQLIKADLRGQKDRPEFKYNDKGQMATIGKNRAVLISGKLKLSGRLAWLAWLFVHVFYLIGFKNRVAVMAQWAWSYLFSKRGARLITDREWRLKK